A window of the Lepus europaeus isolate LE1 chromosome 5, mLepTim1.pri, whole genome shotgun sequence genome harbors these coding sequences:
- the LOC133759215 gene encoding glutathione peroxidase 1-like: MTLGRRVLAFTLEIKACGDIETESNHHLGGGFEPNFMLFQKCEVNGAKAHPLFAFLREALLAPSDDPTALMTDPKFITWSLVCRNDVSWNFEKFLVGPDGVPVRRYSRRFPTIDIEPDIQALLSKVSGGA, translated from the exons ATGACTCTTGGGAGGAGAGTCCTTGCCTTCACCCTGGAGATAAAGGCGTGTGGGGACATAGAGAC GGAGTCaaaccaccacttgggaggcGGGTTCGAGCCCAACTTCATGCTCTTCCAGAAGTGCGAGGTGAACGGCGCCAAGGCGCACCCGCTCTTCGCCTTCCTGCGGGAGGCCCTGCTGGCGCCCAGCGACGACCCCACTGCGCTCATGACCGACCCTAAGTTCATCACCTGGTCCCTGGTGTGCCGCAACGACGTTTCCTGGAACTTCGAGAAGTTCCTGGTGGGCCCTGATGGCGTCCCGGTGCGCAGGTACAGCCGCCGCTTCCCCACCATCGACATCGAGCCCGACATCCAAGCCCTGCTGTCCAAGGTGTCTGGCGGTGCCTAG